The Dama dama isolate Ldn47 chromosome 11, ASM3311817v1, whole genome shotgun sequence genome segment CCTTCCTCTATCTTCACAGACAAGAGAGTTCTTGACTGTATTTGCTCTGGGAAAGTGGGCCAGGGTGTTCTGTTCCAAGTTTAAGGACTTTAAATGCTATATGACGTGGAGATGCTTCTCACTGTGTGGTGGCCTGCTCCAGACAGCCTGTTCGTGGAAAGGTTGGTTCACAGGCCCAGATACACTTTAAACTTGAccaatttccttttttcctgcaGGGATTAAGGCCTGTTGTTTCCACAGAAGCACCGCCTATCATATTTGCCACACCAACTAAACTGAGTTCCAGTTCTATTGCATATGATTATGCTGGGAAAAACACAGTTCCAGAGCTGCAGAAGTTTTTCCAGGTCAGAGGAGACACTCTTAAGAACAGTGAAGGCTGTGAAATGAATAGGCTTAAAAAACCCTTTGAAACGGAGTCTTAGTCTAATTTGCTACTCACTCGCCTGGTTTTCCGTAAATAAAATTCTCTGTATTTTAGTTTTAGCCATTAACTGGTAGAACTTTGTGTAGAAAGAAACTGACAAAAGAAGGGAGGGTGAGTAATTTCCTCATCAGTATTTAAGGGTGTGCAGATTTTTAATTGCATATGTAGCTGTTGATCATCCACTGGATGGAGGAAGCAAtaacatatataatgtataatagcATTGTGAATTATCCAATATATCTTTGGCTTTGTGACACATGCAGTGACTTTAggcaatgttttcttttaattgttttttgctTGCTTGATACTAAAATTCACTAAACTGTTGGTAGAAGTGGAGAAGTCTCTCTTGGGTTTGCCGATTAGCAGAGAAAAGCTAGGattggattttaaaatattattaatgttaATCTACATGCATTTAATTGAGAGGTCAGTGACTGGACTGTATTTCAGGCGTTGTGGGAGTGGCAGTAGCTGTTACTGCTGTCGCTGGAAGGTGGCTTCCTCTTCCTCAAAAATATGTCCAGATTTAGGACCAGCTTGAGAACTTTtgatcattttattctttttttatctgAGAAGTAAGACTTGGGCATTTGGGGTCTtgagttggggtggggagggattttTGAGACTGTGCAAAACAATGGATTAAATATTTTATGGAGTTTTGTTATTAAATAGGGGTTTAGCAGTTTTATAGAAGGAAGGCAGTTGAATGCAAAATGGCCTTGAACCGATTAATTGAGCAGGTGTGCTCAGACTGCATCCACTAATGATCAGAAGTCAGATTAAATGTAAAGCATTTCTTATGCTTACAAGTCTTTAATTAGCTGCTGATTACCTTTGCCTTAAAAAAGAAGTCACCAGTGCTCCTTTTGTAATTAAGCAGTATGTGATAAATTCCTTAGAAATTTGGAATTTGTTGCATGCTTGTTTCTGAGACTGCATTTTGGAGAATGATTTTTGACTTACAGACTGCGTTTGACTTCAGTTGCATTTGTAAGAAAATATACCAAGTGTTTTAATTCACATTCTAGTAGATTTGGGCTTTTTCCACTGCAGCGGGTTGGTGGGTTAATTATAAAGTAGAGGCCTTTGTCCTATACTAGCCTAAAttgttagaatttttttcttatcaaCTATGTCCTTGATAATCCTCTCTTTCTAGAAATCTGACGGTGTGCCTGTCCACCTGAAACGCGGCCTGCCTGACCAAATGTTGTACCGGACCACCATGGCGCTGACGGTGGGAGGGACCCTCTACTGCCTGATCGCCCTCTACATGGCCTCACGGCCCAGAAGCAAATGAGTCAGGCTGCAGAGGCCTGGTTCGCTTGTTGGCACACATcctttgaattttcatttttcattatttctgtaattgttttgttttttactcgaATGTCCCACTTAACATTCTTAAAGAAGAGCAGAAAGATATTAAGACAATATTTTGGTTTGTTATGAAAATGCACGTGGCCTGCCAGAGCTCATTCAGAAGTTAAAACTATTGTTTAAAGAAATGATGTTGCTCCCTGCATTTGGGCTCCTAATTTCCCTGGAGCTTCTGATGAAGGTTGCACACAGGCTCATTAGCGGCCATCTGTGCTGAGGTCCCTGGGGACTTATGGTGGCGTATTGAACATGGGGTGGGGCAGCCTTTCTGGATTAGGATGTGACTGAGGAAGAGAGATAGAAGCTCAGGCCAGGCACAGGAAAATGTTAGCCACCTTGGGGGCTTTTCTATCTTGCAGTTCAATGTTAATAGGAATTATTTGCAGCCTGCCTCCATTCGTCGGGCAGTTTGTTTCAAAGGGTTATTTGCGTCATCTCAGATCTTCAGTGAAATTTTATGTGTAATTGTTATGTATTTATTCCACCATGGGAACAGAGAACACCTGTTTAGTGTTGCACTTTAGACCAATGTCTGTTTTATTAATACAGCTGTGACACAGATTCtcctttaccttttaaaaatgttatggctttgaattatgatttattttaattgtggaataaatacatgaatgaaaaaaatctcaagttTGAAGTCCTTTTAAATAAGTTTTCAAAGTACTTTCAGAAAAACATCAGAGGCATCTTATACCCGagtctaatttctttctttttaattagacACCAGATAATCTTTACAAAATGGTTCCTCAAAGTCAAGTAACAGGAGGCAAATGGCACGTTGATGATTACCATATGGTTCCTTACAAGAAGCTGCCTGACTCTTCTGAAATGTGCATGTAACACACAGTTCATTTAGACAGTAATTTCCTGTGCTGTCACAATTGGTAGACTTCACATGCTCTATATTAATGCTGGAAAAGGtggaattttattattataaagtcGTGGTCTGTCTTTTGCCATAGCAAAGAACAGTGACCTCTTACCGAAGATAAAATGCAGCTTATGAAAACACTCAATATTATTCTCACAGGCTAGGAACCTCTTATTTGTCTATACAAGTCTAAACTTCCCTGATATTTCCTTGAAGTTTCtatttggaaatatttcagaCTACAGAAAGATTGTAAGAATGGTACAATATACACCTGTCTGTACACATCTTCACTTAGATCAACAGTTATCAATATATTGTCCCCTTTGCTTTTTCTTGCTCTCTcaaacacaggcacacacatattTGGTTTTTGCTGAATCATTTAAGATAAAGCTATGGAACTGTAATTCAGCCATAAATACTTTAGACAGTATCTCCTAAGAATGAGGACATTTCGTTATCATGTCCCTTTAGTCTCCTTTTATGCAGAACAGTCCTCACTGTCCTTCATGATACTGACCACTTTGGAGTTCAGGGCAGTATTTAGTACAACATCCTTCAATTTGGACTTATCTTACTGTCTCCTCATGGTTGGATTCAGGCTAAGCAGTTTTGTCAGGAGTTTTTCCTATATGGTGTGATGTCATTGTATCAAGTGGTGCTTGATACCAGTTTGTCCCATTATGGGAGATTTGAAGTTGGCTAActtaattagggcttccctggtggc includes the following:
- the LOC133064966 gene encoding cytochrome c oxidase subunit 7A-related protein, mitochondrial, producing MYYKFSGFTQKLAGAWASDAYSPQGLRPVVSTEAPPIIFATPTKLSSSSIAYDYAGKNTVPELQKFFQKSDGVPVHLKRGLPDQMLYRTTMALTVGGTLYCLIALYMASRPRSK